A single genomic interval of Pelodiscus sinensis isolate JC-2024 chromosome 28, ASM4963464v1, whole genome shotgun sequence harbors:
- the DDHD2 gene encoding triacylglycerol hydrolase DDHD2 isoform X6 codes for MSSVEQQGEPPPVSNSSSTCEVVEADSVNKYEAVAPHWFYSKVIDSRERWIPFSRQDSEKLEEAHNSRREEEQRVVPAEGGRYDVHLQKRLRHAVYWEEEVSEVRRCTWFYKGDKDNKYIPYPESFSEELEETYMIAVTLDEWKRKLESPTREVIILHNPKLMVHYQPVATSDDWGATPAEQGRPRTVKRGVENISVDIPCGEPLQIDHLVFVVHGIGPACDIRFRSIIQCVNDFRAVSLSMLQAHFKKAQEQQQIGRVEFLPVNWHSPLHSTGVDVDLERITLPSINRLRHFINDTILDVFFYNSATYCQTIVDTVASEMNRLYLLFLQRNPDFKGGVSIAGHSLGSLILFDLLTNQKDSSEDEDGKREAVCTEEELKDMGIPLGPRMKILHYVSSKAGSQQDAQRQAPLPAGNEAKREDAPKAALGSAPQPGSGSSARGGAKRQNLDVGLGQVSANYPQLVYKPSIFFAFGSPIGMFLTVRGVKRIDPDYSLPTCKGFFNIFHPYDPVAYRIEPMIAPDLEFEPMLLPHHKGRKRMHLELREGLTRMGMDLKNNLLGSLKIAWQSFTRAPLPAVEAAASADAENEAEASLEKQTVHSDATPEEPAAGGKEETPPVNVGMLNGGHRIDYVLQEKPIESFNEYLFALQGHLCYWESEDTVLLILKEIYHTQGITLDQPLQ; via the exons ATGTCATCTGTGGAACAACAGGGAGAACCACCTCCGGTGTCCAACTCATCCAGTACCTGTGAAGTAGTGGAGGCAGATAGTGTAAATAAGTATGAGGCAGTCGCACCGCACTGGTTTTACAGCAAGGTAATCGACTCTAGAGAGAGGTGGATCCCGTTCAGTCGGCAAGACTCAGAGAAGTTAGAAGAGGCCCACAACTCAA GGCGAGAGGAGGAGCAGCGGGTGGTTCCAGCGGAAGGGGGCAGGTACGACGTGCATCTGCAGAAGCGGCTGCGCCACGCCGTGTACTGGGAGGAAGAGGTGTCGGAAGTGAGACGCTGCACCTGGTTTTACAAGGGGGACAAGGACAACAAATATATTCCCTACCCGGAGAGCTTCAGCGAGGAGCTGGAG GAAACGTACATGATTGCTGTAACTTTGGACGAGTGGAAGAGGAAACTTGAGTCCCCCACCAGAGAAGTCATTATCTTGCACAACCCAAAG CTGATGGTGCACTACCAGCCAGTGGCAACCTCTGATGACTGGGGCGCCACCCCCGCCGAACAGGGCCGGCCGAGGACTGTGAAGAGAGGAGTGGAGAACATCTCGGTTGACATCCCCTGCG GGGAGCCTCTGCAGATAGATCACTTGGTGTTCGTGGTTCATGGAATTGGGCCAGCCTGTGATATCCGGTTCCGGTCCATCATCCAGTGCG TCAACGATTTCCGCGCCGTTTCCCTGAGCATGCTGCAAGCGCACTTCAAGAAAGCCCAGGAGCAGCAACAGATTGGCCGGGTGGAGTTCCTGCCCGTGAACTGGcacagccccctgcactccacagGGGTGGACGT CGATTTGGAGCGAATCACCCTGCCGAGCATCAACCGCCTGCGTCACTTCATAAACGACACCATCCTGGACGTGTTCTTCTACAACAGCGCCACCTACTGCCAGACCATCGTGGATACCGTGGCGTCAGAAATGAACCGGCTCTATCTGCTCTTCCTGCAGAGGAACCCTGACTTCAAAGGGGGCGTCTCCATCGCCGGCCATAGTTTAG GGTCACTCATATTGTTTGATCTGCTAACAAATCAGAAAGATTCCTCTGAGGATGAAGACGGCAAGAGAGAG GCTGTGTGTACAGAGGAAGAGCTCAAAGACATGGGAATTCCCTTGGGCCCAAGAATGAAGATCCTTCACTATGTAAGCTCCAAAGCGGGGTCACAG CAGGACGCTCAGCGGCaggcccccctccctgctgggaACGAGGCCAAGCGCGAAGATGCCCCCAAAGCTGCGTTGGGGTCAGCCCCACAGCCGGGGTCCGGCAGCAGTGCCCGTGGCGGGGCCAAGCGCCAGAATCTGGATGTCGGGCTGGGACAG GTCTCCGCAAATTACCCTCAGCTGGTCTACAAACCCAGCATCTTCTTTGCTTTTGGCTCTCCCATCGGGATGTTTCTCACGGTACGAGGCGTGAAAAGGATCGATCCAGACTACAGCCTTCCTACCTGCAAGGGCTTCTTCAATATCTTCCATCCC TACGACCCGGTCGCGTACCGAATCGAGCCCATGATCGCGCCGGACCTGGAGTTCGAGCCCATGCTGCTCCCGCATCACAAGGGCAGGAAGCGGATGCACTTAG agctgagagagggcCTGACGCGCATGGGGATGGATCTCAAGAACAACCTCCTGGGCTCCCTGAAGATCGCCTGGCAGTCTTTCACCAGAGCCCCGCTGCCCGCTGTGGAGGCAGCCGCCAGCGCCGATGCTGAAAACGAAGCGGAGGCCAGTTTGGAGAAACAGACAG TCCACTCAGATGCGACGCCCGAAGAGCCGGCGGCTGGCGGGAAGGAAGAGACGCCCCCCGTGAATGTGGGAATGCTCAACGGGGGCCATCGGATTGACTACGTGTTGCAGGAGAAGCCGATAGAGAGttttaatgaatatttatttGCACTGCAAGGCCACCTTTGCTACTG GGAGTCGGAAGATACTGTTCTCTTGATTCTGAAAGAGATCTACCACACGCAGGGCATTACCTTAGACCAGCCTCTCCAGTGA
- the DDHD2 gene encoding triacylglycerol hydrolase DDHD2 isoform X3 → MSSVEQQGEPPPVSNSSSTCEVVEADSVNKYEAVAPHWFYSKVIDSRERWIPFSRQDSEKLEEAHNSRREEEQRVVPAEGGRYDVHLQKRLRHAVYWEEEVSEVRRCTWFYKGDKDNKYIPYPESFSEELEETYMIAVTLDEWKRKLESPTREVIILHNPKLMVHYQPVATSDDWGATPAEQGRPRTVKRGVENISVDIPCGEPLQIDHLVFVVHGIGPACDIRFRSIIQCVNDFRAVSLSMLQAHFKKAQEQQQIGRVEFLPVNWHSPLHSTGVDVDLERITLPSINRLRHFINDTILDVFFYNSATYCQTIVDTVASEMNRLYLLFLQRNPDFKGGVSIAGHSLGSLILFDLLTNQKDSSEDEDGKREGSQMGAYERGDTGGVKEILKKLELSEYYSVFEKERVDSQALAVCTEEELKDMGIPLGPRMKILHYVSSKAGSQQDAQRQAPLPAGNEAKREDAPKAALGSAPQPGSGSSARGGAKRQNLDVGLGQVSANYPQLVYKPSIFFAFGSPIGMFLTVRGVKRIDPDYSLPTCKGFFNIFHPYDPVAYRIEPMIAPDLEFEPMLLPHHKGRKRMHLELREGLTRMGMDLKNNLLGSLKIAWQSFTRAPLPAVEAAASADAENEAEASLEKQTDATPEEPAAGGKEETPPVNVGMLNGGHRIDYVLQEKPIESFNEYLFALQGHLCYWESEDTVLLILKEIYHTQGITLDQPLQ, encoded by the exons ATGTCATCTGTGGAACAACAGGGAGAACCACCTCCGGTGTCCAACTCATCCAGTACCTGTGAAGTAGTGGAGGCAGATAGTGTAAATAAGTATGAGGCAGTCGCACCGCACTGGTTTTACAGCAAGGTAATCGACTCTAGAGAGAGGTGGATCCCGTTCAGTCGGCAAGACTCAGAGAAGTTAGAAGAGGCCCACAACTCAA GGCGAGAGGAGGAGCAGCGGGTGGTTCCAGCGGAAGGGGGCAGGTACGACGTGCATCTGCAGAAGCGGCTGCGCCACGCCGTGTACTGGGAGGAAGAGGTGTCGGAAGTGAGACGCTGCACCTGGTTTTACAAGGGGGACAAGGACAACAAATATATTCCCTACCCGGAGAGCTTCAGCGAGGAGCTGGAG GAAACGTACATGATTGCTGTAACTTTGGACGAGTGGAAGAGGAAACTTGAGTCCCCCACCAGAGAAGTCATTATCTTGCACAACCCAAAG CTGATGGTGCACTACCAGCCAGTGGCAACCTCTGATGACTGGGGCGCCACCCCCGCCGAACAGGGCCGGCCGAGGACTGTGAAGAGAGGAGTGGAGAACATCTCGGTTGACATCCCCTGCG GGGAGCCTCTGCAGATAGATCACTTGGTGTTCGTGGTTCATGGAATTGGGCCAGCCTGTGATATCCGGTTCCGGTCCATCATCCAGTGCG TCAACGATTTCCGCGCCGTTTCCCTGAGCATGCTGCAAGCGCACTTCAAGAAAGCCCAGGAGCAGCAACAGATTGGCCGGGTGGAGTTCCTGCCCGTGAACTGGcacagccccctgcactccacagGGGTGGACGT CGATTTGGAGCGAATCACCCTGCCGAGCATCAACCGCCTGCGTCACTTCATAAACGACACCATCCTGGACGTGTTCTTCTACAACAGCGCCACCTACTGCCAGACCATCGTGGATACCGTGGCGTCAGAAATGAACCGGCTCTATCTGCTCTTCCTGCAGAGGAACCCTGACTTCAAAGGGGGCGTCTCCATCGCCGGCCATAGTTTAG GGTCACTCATATTGTTTGATCTGCTAACAAATCAGAAAGATTCCTCTGAGGATGAAGACGGCAAGAGAGAG GGGTCCCAGATGGGTGCCTATGAACGGGGAGACACTGGGGGAGTGAAAGAAATCCTGAAGAAGCTTGAGTTGTCGGAGTACTACAGTGTTTTTGAGAAGGAGAGGGTGGACTCACAAGCACTG GCTGTGTGTACAGAGGAAGAGCTCAAAGACATGGGAATTCCCTTGGGCCCAAGAATGAAGATCCTTCACTATGTAAGCTCCAAAGCGGGGTCACAG CAGGACGCTCAGCGGCaggcccccctccctgctgggaACGAGGCCAAGCGCGAAGATGCCCCCAAAGCTGCGTTGGGGTCAGCCCCACAGCCGGGGTCCGGCAGCAGTGCCCGTGGCGGGGCCAAGCGCCAGAATCTGGATGTCGGGCTGGGACAG GTCTCCGCAAATTACCCTCAGCTGGTCTACAAACCCAGCATCTTCTTTGCTTTTGGCTCTCCCATCGGGATGTTTCTCACGGTACGAGGCGTGAAAAGGATCGATCCAGACTACAGCCTTCCTACCTGCAAGGGCTTCTTCAATATCTTCCATCCC TACGACCCGGTCGCGTACCGAATCGAGCCCATGATCGCGCCGGACCTGGAGTTCGAGCCCATGCTGCTCCCGCATCACAAGGGCAGGAAGCGGATGCACTTAG agctgagagagggcCTGACGCGCATGGGGATGGATCTCAAGAACAACCTCCTGGGCTCCCTGAAGATCGCCTGGCAGTCTTTCACCAGAGCCCCGCTGCCCGCTGTGGAGGCAGCCGCCAGCGCCGATGCTGAAAACGAAGCGGAGGCCAGTTTGGAGAAACAGACAG ATGCGACGCCCGAAGAGCCGGCGGCTGGCGGGAAGGAAGAGACGCCCCCCGTGAATGTGGGAATGCTCAACGGGGGCCATCGGATTGACTACGTGTTGCAGGAGAAGCCGATAGAGAGttttaatgaatatttatttGCACTGCAAGGCCACCTTTGCTACTG GGAGTCGGAAGATACTGTTCTCTTGATTCTGAAAGAGATCTACCACACGCAGGGCATTACCTTAGACCAGCCTCTCCAGTGA
- the DDHD2 gene encoding triacylglycerol hydrolase DDHD2 isoform X7 — protein sequence MSSVEQQGEPPPVSNSSSTCEVVEADSVNKYEAVAPHWFYSKVIDSRERWIPFSRQDSEKLEEAHNSRREEEQRVVPAEGGRYDVHLQKRLRHAVYWEEEVSEVRRCTWFYKGDKDNKYIPYPESFSEELEETYMIAVTLDEWKRKLESPTREVIILHNPKLMVHYQPVATSDDWGATPAEQGRPRTVKRGVENISVDIPCGEPLQIDHLVFVVHGIGPACDIRFRSIIQCVNDFRAVSLSMLQAHFKKAQEQQQIGRVEFLPVNWHSPLHSTGVDVDLERITLPSINRLRHFINDTILDVFFYNSATYCQTIVDTVASEMNRLYLLFLQRNPDFKGGVSIAGHSLGSLILFDLLTNQKDSSEDEDGKREAVCTEEELKDMGIPLGPRMKILHYVSSKAGSQDAQRQAPLPAGNEAKREDAPKAALGSAPQPGSGSSARGGAKRQNLDVGLGQVSANYPQLVYKPSIFFAFGSPIGMFLTVRGVKRIDPDYSLPTCKGFFNIFHPYDPVAYRIEPMIAPDLEFEPMLLPHHKGRKRMHLELREGLTRMGMDLKNNLLGSLKIAWQSFTRAPLPAVEAAASADAENEAEASLEKQTVHSDATPEEPAAGGKEETPPVNVGMLNGGHRIDYVLQEKPIESFNEYLFALQGHLCYWESEDTVLLILKEIYHTQGITLDQPLQ from the exons ATGTCATCTGTGGAACAACAGGGAGAACCACCTCCGGTGTCCAACTCATCCAGTACCTGTGAAGTAGTGGAGGCAGATAGTGTAAATAAGTATGAGGCAGTCGCACCGCACTGGTTTTACAGCAAGGTAATCGACTCTAGAGAGAGGTGGATCCCGTTCAGTCGGCAAGACTCAGAGAAGTTAGAAGAGGCCCACAACTCAA GGCGAGAGGAGGAGCAGCGGGTGGTTCCAGCGGAAGGGGGCAGGTACGACGTGCATCTGCAGAAGCGGCTGCGCCACGCCGTGTACTGGGAGGAAGAGGTGTCGGAAGTGAGACGCTGCACCTGGTTTTACAAGGGGGACAAGGACAACAAATATATTCCCTACCCGGAGAGCTTCAGCGAGGAGCTGGAG GAAACGTACATGATTGCTGTAACTTTGGACGAGTGGAAGAGGAAACTTGAGTCCCCCACCAGAGAAGTCATTATCTTGCACAACCCAAAG CTGATGGTGCACTACCAGCCAGTGGCAACCTCTGATGACTGGGGCGCCACCCCCGCCGAACAGGGCCGGCCGAGGACTGTGAAGAGAGGAGTGGAGAACATCTCGGTTGACATCCCCTGCG GGGAGCCTCTGCAGATAGATCACTTGGTGTTCGTGGTTCATGGAATTGGGCCAGCCTGTGATATCCGGTTCCGGTCCATCATCCAGTGCG TCAACGATTTCCGCGCCGTTTCCCTGAGCATGCTGCAAGCGCACTTCAAGAAAGCCCAGGAGCAGCAACAGATTGGCCGGGTGGAGTTCCTGCCCGTGAACTGGcacagccccctgcactccacagGGGTGGACGT CGATTTGGAGCGAATCACCCTGCCGAGCATCAACCGCCTGCGTCACTTCATAAACGACACCATCCTGGACGTGTTCTTCTACAACAGCGCCACCTACTGCCAGACCATCGTGGATACCGTGGCGTCAGAAATGAACCGGCTCTATCTGCTCTTCCTGCAGAGGAACCCTGACTTCAAAGGGGGCGTCTCCATCGCCGGCCATAGTTTAG GGTCACTCATATTGTTTGATCTGCTAACAAATCAGAAAGATTCCTCTGAGGATGAAGACGGCAAGAGAGAG GCTGTGTGTACAGAGGAAGAGCTCAAAGACATGGGAATTCCCTTGGGCCCAAGAATGAAGATCCTTCACTATGTAAGCTCCAAAGCGGGGTCACAG GACGCTCAGCGGCaggcccccctccctgctgggaACGAGGCCAAGCGCGAAGATGCCCCCAAAGCTGCGTTGGGGTCAGCCCCACAGCCGGGGTCCGGCAGCAGTGCCCGTGGCGGGGCCAAGCGCCAGAATCTGGATGTCGGGCTGGGACAG GTCTCCGCAAATTACCCTCAGCTGGTCTACAAACCCAGCATCTTCTTTGCTTTTGGCTCTCCCATCGGGATGTTTCTCACGGTACGAGGCGTGAAAAGGATCGATCCAGACTACAGCCTTCCTACCTGCAAGGGCTTCTTCAATATCTTCCATCCC TACGACCCGGTCGCGTACCGAATCGAGCCCATGATCGCGCCGGACCTGGAGTTCGAGCCCATGCTGCTCCCGCATCACAAGGGCAGGAAGCGGATGCACTTAG agctgagagagggcCTGACGCGCATGGGGATGGATCTCAAGAACAACCTCCTGGGCTCCCTGAAGATCGCCTGGCAGTCTTTCACCAGAGCCCCGCTGCCCGCTGTGGAGGCAGCCGCCAGCGCCGATGCTGAAAACGAAGCGGAGGCCAGTTTGGAGAAACAGACAG TCCACTCAGATGCGACGCCCGAAGAGCCGGCGGCTGGCGGGAAGGAAGAGACGCCCCCCGTGAATGTGGGAATGCTCAACGGGGGCCATCGGATTGACTACGTGTTGCAGGAGAAGCCGATAGAGAGttttaatgaatatttatttGCACTGCAAGGCCACCTTTGCTACTG GGAGTCGGAAGATACTGTTCTCTTGATTCTGAAAGAGATCTACCACACGCAGGGCATTACCTTAGACCAGCCTCTCCAGTGA